The genomic stretch ggaaatagaattttggggctatggacaacaaaattggggctatagacaaaaactggggcggggctattaggcgtgtccgccttatagtggacaccctaaatgAACTTTCAACATTTCCCGGATTCCCcttaattttttgttaaatgTAGTTAGAGTTTAGTATAGCGTAAAAGCATCTTTCATATGTATGTTACCTATGGAGTATAAATGTAAGTAAACCTTTTTTATCGATTTTGACTATTGTTATGAGAAtgaatattttgttacaatgtattttgtttatatatttataaaatgttgcATTACATTTTACATTTAAGTATATATGAAAGCAAAATGAGTTTAAGTCTTCTGGATAATAGACGAGATGTGAGCGGtgttcacagtaggtaacttgtcgGTTCTCGCAGAAGAAAAACTTTTTTCAGAACTAGATATGCTTTGACTACTTATTCTGAAAGGTTGTGACATCGGGtccgaatttttttttgatCTTGGGATATGAACGGCGTCGgagtggtatagcactgaaagaaTCAAACGGAGAGATAAGTCTTTcgtgctatttactgaaagacgaggtctcacTTCTCGATGATTAGTCATTTCTTGACTATTGTTATTATAAATTGAGCATAAGATAATAATTGAGAACTACTTTCACTTATCAAATGGGCTATTAGATAATAATTGAGAACTACTTTCACCTATGGAATGGGCTAATTTTAGTAGTAAAAGACTTGATAAAATTAAGAGAATTCTCCTACTAACTGTATAATGTATACATACATCAAATAACCTCACATCTCTATCATCTCTAGCGGTTGGCTACACAAAACATCTCGACCCAAATAGAAtgaattctcaacatcaaaatactacacaaaattcacatttaACACAAGCATTGCTCTAGGGGTGTGCACGGACTGAATCAGACTGAGACACGAATCCGGTCGTTGGGTTGTCGTTCCAATGCCCATCTCGCCACGCGTCTCTTGTGCCGGTTCCCACATAGTTATAACAATGATTAGCATAGTTCCAACTCCAATCACCTCCCCATTGCCTGCTCCCGTTGTTGTATTGCCACGTGTCATTGGAGTAGCCTTGCCGTCCGTTGTTATGATACCCCGACCACCCCCGCTCGTTCCATGGATCGAGATAATTAGTGGATGAACAAGCAGCCGGGGCCACTAAGTTCTCTTCCCCATCACCCCAGCCTACGGTAGCAAAAACATTGTCCGGAATGGCAGAATCGCCAAAGATCACGACAGGATCGTGATAGTGATCTTCCTCTGTCTGGGGACTCACAGGCAGGCTCACGACATCTGGCAACAGCATCTCGGGATCATTGTCTGAATCCCAATTGATCTTGTCAATGTAAAGATCGGGATCAGGCAGTGATACGTGACAGGATAAGCCGTTTTTGTTGGCCCAGTATCGTTTCTTGGCGTTGCTGAATGCTTCCTCGCCTGCAGAGTCGTTCCACTCCATCACCTTGTCGTATAAGTGCATAAATCTCTTCATCTGCAGTAATGTCTCCCAGTCCATCGATCCAACCACTTTGCAGAACTCTTTCTCCCACGCGGGGATCTTAGGCTGCCAATACCCTGCAGAGAGCAGTGGCGCTGAAAAGCAAATCAAACACAAGGGAGGACTCAAAGCAACAGCACATAGAAATGCAAAGAACCTCAATAACAAGAACTACTTCACGGAAACATCCATTGATAAATACTTAAGTGGGAGAAATAAAACGTGAGTAACAAACGTGTATGGAATCGATTAAGCAGCACAAAGACAATCAGTTAGAAGCTATGCTGATACAGACATCTATGCTATTAGCATCCAGTCGACAATACACCAAAAGAGAGATGACAAATAATCTTATAGAAACAAAAGGAACACAATAAGACAACCAGTTAGAAGATAATGCTGATATAGACATCGATTCTATTACCATCTCGTCGACAATTCACCAAAAAAAAGACGACAAATAATCTTATAGAAGCAAGCAAAATCACGCGAGTCGATGAAGGAGCACTGTACTAATTCACACCGGACAAGTAATTTAACTACCAAGTCATTTCCATTCCTACAAACTCGAGCGATCAAGCTTGCAATTTTCCCATCACGAGACGTATTATCGCTCGTGCTAAAAAGTAAAAACCATACAAACATTAGGAGACTCATTACATCATCTAATCCTGCATTTAGATGTTGGCTGCATTAGCCATTAGGCCTATCATCACCTAAGACGAACAGAACAACACCAcatttagaaaataaacaa from Salvia splendens isolate huo1 chromosome 15, SspV2, whole genome shotgun sequence encodes the following:
- the LOC121768910 gene encoding uncharacterized protein LOC121768910 isoform X2, producing MEGRRRTSQRRSQNKKPPRGYWQPKIPAWEKEFCKVVGSMDWETLLQMKRFMHLYDKVMEWNDSAGEEAFSNAKKRYWANKNGLSCHVSLPDPDLYIDKINWDSDNDPEMLLPDVVSLPVSPQTEEDHYHDPVVIFGDSAIPDNVFATVGWGDGEENLVAPAACSSTNYLDPWNERGWSGYHNNGRQGYSNDTWQYNNGSRQWGGDWSWNYANHCYNYVGTGTRDAWRDGHWNDNPTTGFVSQSDSVRAHP
- the LOC121768910 gene encoding uncharacterized protein LOC121768910 isoform X1; translated protein: MEGRRRTSQRRSQNKKPPRAPLLSAGYWQPKIPAWEKEFCKVVGSMDWETLLQMKRFMHLYDKVMEWNDSAGEEAFSNAKKRYWANKNGLSCHVSLPDPDLYIDKINWDSDNDPEMLLPDVVSLPVSPQTEEDHYHDPVVIFGDSAIPDNVFATVGWGDGEENLVAPAACSSTNYLDPWNERGWSGYHNNGRQGYSNDTWQYNNGSRQWGGDWSWNYANHCYNYVGTGTRDAWRDGHWNDNPTTGFVSQSDSVRAHP